GCCTACCCGGTCTCGGCAAGCATTGAGGGAATCGGTGTGGGCGCGATCCGGCGCTGCACCTTCAATACAGGCGACTTCATCGAGCCCATAACGGTTTGGGCGCCGCCTAATCAGTTGGGTTTTGACGTCGCCGAGAACGCCCCGCCCATGGAGGAATGGTCACCTTTTGGGCCCATCGACACCTCGCACCTGGATGGATTCATCGCTGTGGAACGCGGCCAGTTTCAACTCCAGGAACAGGAGGATGGAGCGGTGCTCCTGGTGGGGACGACCTGGTATCGCCAGGATTTGTGGCCGAACGTCTACTGGGGCGCCATTTCCGATGGAATCATACACCGGATTCACCAGCGGGTGCTGGAGCATATCAAGGCGGTTTCCGAACAGGGGCGGGCATCGATACCTCGCACTGGGGTTTGAGGGGGTTTTCTGGTTTGACGGGGTGGATGGAGTGGACAGCGTGGACAGAGTGGACAGCGTGGACGGAGTGGACAGAGTGGACAGAGTGGACGGGGTGGACGGAGTGGACGGGGTGGACGGAGTGGACGGGGTGGACGGGGTGGACAGCGTGGACAGCGTGGACAGCGTGGACGGGGTGGACAGCGTGGACTGCGTGGACTGCGTGGACTGCGTGGACTGCGTGGACGGAGTGGGTTGGAAACCTGCGCTCCCCACCGGCGGCTTCAGGTCTTCACTCTGATTATAAAAAAAGTAGCGCGGCGCATTCTGGCGAATGCGCCGCGCCGGTAGAAAATGGTGATTGCTTTATTGTGCCGCGGGGGCCTCAGGGGCGGCGTCTTCGGCGGGTGCGGCCTCTTCGGCTGGCGCCGCTTCCGTGGCGGGGGCGGCCTCTTCCACCGGGGCCGATTCCGCAGGCGCCGCAGCTTCGTTGGGGGCTTCGGTGGCGGGGGTTTCCACGGTGATACTGTTCACCGGGGTGGATTCCGCAGGGGCTTCGGTGGTGAATTCGGCGGCGGGGGCCACGGGGGTGGATACGGGCTGGTCGCCGAAGAGGGCGTCCATGGTGCCGGACTCGCCGGTGACGACGGGGGTTACGCCGGTGTCCTCAACGTAGCTGGGGGCAAAGCCGGAACCGAGGTTGCCGGAGAGCATGGACATGCCCAGGGCGAGGAGCATGTAGATGCCGGCCATGGAGTAGGTGATTTTCTGGGGGAGGCTTTTGGAGGAACGCGGCCCGAAGACGGCCTCGCCGCCGGGACCCGCGCCAAAGGCGCCGGCGAATCCCACGCCCTTGCCCTTCTGGAGCAGCACG
This Candidatus Hydrogenedentota bacterium DNA region includes the following protein-coding sequences:
- the secG gene encoding preprotein translocase subunit SecG; amino-acid sequence: MLDMIFSWNTVWYLMLFLYIPSCLGLVIIVLLQKGKGVGFAGAFGAGPGGEAVFGPRSSKSLPQKITYSMAGIYMLLALGMSMLSGNLGSGFAPSYVEDTGVTPVVTGESGTMDALFGDQPVSTPVAPAAEFTTEAPAESTPVNSITVETPATEAPNEAAAPAESAPVEEAAPATEAAPAEEAAPAEDAAPEAPAAQ